Genomic DNA from Scyliorhinus torazame isolate Kashiwa2021f chromosome 15, sScyTor2.1, whole genome shotgun sequence:
CTGGTTTCTCCATGTTTACCCAATGTTCTCTGATACTTAATGAACATCGAGATGGGAGATTTCCTCTGTGTACAGTGAGGAAAAACCATACGTGCATTCCTTTATATTGGATTTCCCCATTTCATATACAGAGGAAATCGTGCCTGCCTTTTGCGAGTTATAGCCCATAAACGTTCTGATTATTTCTTCATTGTTATATAAACAGCTACATCCATCAAAACTGATCATGTGGCTGAAAATGGAACCACTtctgtcttcattcacctgaaaacTCGGCATAATGAAACTATGGCGAATGGAAGAGACAATGTGACTGCAAACACAACTCTATCTTTGAAAACAGTTGCAACAACCAGCCTTTGGTCTATTGGGAATGAATTATTGGTTTCTGAAAGCATTGTGGAGTCAGATGCAGCAAACATTGCTGAAAGAATTATGACTGAGGAGGTACTTGCCCAACAACCATCTGTGGATCAAGGTATCAATAAACTTAAAGTTGAGAAGGGAAAGTCGGCAGTTCTGCCGTGCTGGTATCACAATGATGCCACTTATTTAGAAAACCTCTCTGTATCGTGGTACAGGGAAGACCTCACTGAGAAGTTACCTATTGTAAGAGACAACACAACTGTATCTGGTAAATATTCTGGTCGAGTGTTTCTAACTGGACAACTATCAAACGGAGACGCTTCCATGACAATTCTAAATGTGACCGAGAGTGATGATGGAACTTATTTCTGTACAGTAACACTTGCTAATGGGACAACTTTGAATGGTGATGGTACACACCTCATCGTGAAATCAAAGACAGGTAACTTTACATTGGTCCAGATCTTCCAGTTTCTAGGTAGCTGGGGACTGGACGTACCCCGGAAGATGCACTATGGAATGCCTTGTAAGTCTCAacctcataataataatatttattattgtcacaagtaggcttacgttaacactgcaatgaagttactgtgaaaagccccacagagggagaattcgggatgtccaattcaccaaacaagcatgtctttcggggcttgtgggaggaaaccagagcacctgggtgGGAACTGCCTGCAAATTTTCAACTTCAGTAGGCAATTCCCCTGTATCTAGAACCCTCCAAAAAGCCTGAGATAGATTCGGAAACTTTGGAGATTTCTGTCTCAGTCGCCAGGGAAGTATTAGACAGGAAAACAccagtctaactcctgggtaattaAAGAACTAACCTCTTCCGCTGACTCCACACTGACACCCCCGCTCCCCCCTTTGCCCTTCCCTGACCCTCCAACTCACCACTGACCCTCAGACTGCCCCACGACCCTAGGACCCCCTGCTCCACTGACTCTCCAACCCCATCTTGAGCCTCCGCCACCCACCCTcaactctctgaccccccccccccgactccaccTGACCGACTCCCACCCCTGACCTGACCCAACCTTACCATACTGCCACCCAGCCATATATGACCTGCTTCATACCCATCCTGCCACCTATGACTGTGCCATCATACCCAGCTGgtgacttccgcttgtgaccatggagtgactgGTCACATAAAGggttgttcctgttcaaagtcacagaaaagggctctttttacccagatccgggtggaactttgatgaaaaggcgtagatgaatgttggaggagtagtttgcccctggaatggtatgtcttctgatcaccggacccggcagaaaacagtgagagatttggctgtaAAGttagaaacagtcttgtgcttcacagacagtctcttccagcatgcaagcactgaaggggcaagctgtaaggccccagatacaggaactgatgacttttatcaaggaggaattccataaacagaggaaagaaatgcgtgaggatctTGCAAagaccattgcagaagctgtggcacccctgaagagtacttaggagtggatggagaggtgtttggaggtgcaggggtcacagattcgggagattgaaggagtgatctcggaacacagcgatcgtgtggtggctctggaggcggaggtggggctcctaggggacctttgtaaaacgctgagggcaaaggttgaggagcaggagaataccttgaGAAGACAGAGATTGTAAGGACttgtaggggtgaaaggtttatgtggggatggatgttcccatcccccctcctgttttaagggactgtttgtgtttaacatctgtttgtttgctttcggagacggctacctggagttcaggagaagcccTTGTTTGGGTAGGGGAGGGTAAGGCcatcaggaggccttcttctttgagctgaggagtgggggggggggggacagggagagggagctcattaggatgtgcctttgggcaggggcagcctagcaggttatgctggtgaacggaagtgaggtggtgggggagaaggccaagaggggtggccggggggaggggggaaaggggaattggcgggggggggggggggggggaggttctgcgatgtggcagggggtgagagattacATGGTcatgggcgaagaaaggggccatctgggatggactaggtacagagtggaattaaaggggcaggagttaagtggggaagatgacggacggtataggggattggaggcgcaaggctccggtaaggttggtaacgtggaacgtccagggactgaatgggccggttaaaaggttgcgggtttgcgcgcacctcaggagcttgaaagtgggggttgtctttttgcaggagacacacctccgtgtgaaggaccaggttagattaaggaagcaaaaaaatgggatttgtgagtccgaaggaggtgagggatccaggtgggagatatgtgattgtgaatggggtattggaaggggcaccggtagtgttggtaaatgtgtatgcaccaaattgggatgatgtgggttttatgaggggattgctggcagcaatcctggatttggctacgtaccagttgatcatgggaggagattttaactgtgtcctggagctgagggtggatagatcgagccccaggtcaatgggtagggtacaaatggcaagggagctgggggggtttatggagaggatgggtatggtggatccatggcgctttcagaacccagggggaagggagtattccttcttttcacacgtctataaggtgtattcgaggattgattactttgtagtgagtcgggagattttggttggggtgtagggggcagagtatgcggggatagttatctcagaccatgcaccccactggctggatatttggtTCAGTACGGGACAAGAGCAGATgttgggttggaggtttgactcggagttgttggcggatggaggtttttgtgatgagGTGCGGTTGgcgttagggattatgtggagttcaatcagaatggggagctgtcggcgggcattttttgggaagcactgaaggcagtggtccggggagaaattatctcatttacattttgtgcgaataaggaaaggagggcagaacatgaccgtctagtgagcgagatagtggaggtggacagggaatattcgagggtgctcaCCGTGgacggattggcgaggaggaaaaagttaagggacaatttgacaggctgacaacggggagagcGGTAGGGCAACTGGTTAGGGCAAGAGggatgcaatacgagtatggggagaaggcgagccgcatgctggtgcaccagctgcggaggctgcctgcgtccagggaaatattaaagatccggactggggctggggatgtggtgtcggagccagggaagataaatgaggcatttagagagtattaccagggactttatgagacagacccaggaggagaggagggggacatggggtggtttctggacaagctggaatttccccagttggaagaagcaaagaggcaggtgttgaaggagcccctggggctgagggagctgctggaaagtatcaggggtatgaagtgggGGAAGGCTCCTGagctggatgggtacccggcagaattttataaagaatttgcggcggacctggcagcacattggttgggggcgtttaatgaagcactggagaagggggagttgccggagacgatgaagtaggcagtaatcacactaatccccaaaaaagagaaggatccggtggaatgtgggtcgtatagacctatatcactattgaacacggacgtgaaagtattggctacgttgttggcagggaggatggaggattgtgtcccgggggtggttgcagaagatcaaaccggctttgtgaagggcaggcagatcGCGAATAATATaccacggctgttgaatgtggtgatgaatccgtcgagagctatggtaccggaggtggtgtccatggatgcggagaaagcatttgatcgggtggagtggcggtacttgttcaaagttttgggaaggtttgggtttgggctgagatttatggcatgggtgcagttgctgtatgtggcgccaagagcgagggtgagaacgaatgatatgagctcacaaagctttgacttacgcaggggtacgaggcaggggtgcaggctgtcgccgctgctgtttgcgctggccatagagccattggcgatggctctcagggggtcggcagagtggcaggggataatgaggggacagagggagcatcgggtgttgctctatgccgatgacctcttactgtatgtttcggatcagttggagagtatgggaaggataatgggtctgttggggaggtttggagggttctcgggatacaggctgaatgtagggaaaagcgaggtattcccagtgcatgagctggcacagcgggctaatttaggggggatgc
This window encodes:
- the LOC140391499 gene encoding uncharacterized protein isoform X2, whose amino-acid sequence is MIILRLILSSPCLHFCCSESFENMKSFCPTLLIQAIFQLVFIIATSIKTDHVAENGTTSVFIHLKTRHNETMANGRDNVTANTTLSLKTVATTSLWSIGNELLVSESIVESDAANIAERIMTEEVLAQQPSVDQGINKLKVEKGKSAVLPCWYHNDATYLENLSVSWYREDLTEKLPIVRDNTTVSGKYSGRVFLTGQLSNGDASMTILNVTESDDGTYFCTVTLANGTTLNGDGTHLIVKSKTGAFGIKEMLGSTIGIVAASTVVLVGFMTIIVPRLREKMPCQKLDTRPAQVAPA
- the LOC140391499 gene encoding uncharacterized protein isoform X1; translation: MIILRLILSSPCLHFCCSESFENMKSFCPTLLIQAIFQLVFIIATSIKTDHVAENGTTSVFIHLKTRHNETMANGRDNVTANTTLSLKTVATTSLWSIGNELLVSESIVESDAANIAERIMTEEVLAQQPSVDQGINKLKVEKGKSAVLPCWYHNDATYLENLSVSWYREDLTEKLPIVRDNTTVSGKYSGRVFLTGQLSNGDASMTILNVTESDDGTYFCTVTLANGTTLNGDGTHLIVKSKTGNFTLVQIFQFLGSWGLDVPRKMHYGMPCAFGIKEMLGSTIGIVAASTVVLVGFMTIIVPRLREKMPCQKLDTRPAQVAPA
- the LOC140391499 gene encoding uncharacterized protein isoform X3; this translates as MIILRLILSSPCLHFCCSESFENMKSFCPTLLIQAIFQLVFIIATSIKTDHVAENGTTSVFIHLKTRHNETMANGRDNVTANTTLSLKTVATTSLWSIGNELLVSESIVESDAANIAERIMTEEVLAQQPSVDQGINKLKVEKGKSAVLPCWYHNDATYLENLSVSWYREDLTEKLPIVRDNTTVSGAFGIKEMLGSTIGIVAASTVVLVGFMTIIVPRLREKMPCQKLDTRPAQVAPA